From Juglans regia cultivar Chandler chromosome 6, Walnut 2.0, whole genome shotgun sequence, the proteins below share one genomic window:
- the LOC109007142 gene encoding FCS-Like Zinc finger 14-like isoform X2 — MDNLPGKKRPTINLSLFTTLSESFAVDKSPNPSKSPRIFQGGVVGLGIVAAMTDLSPKAPDNFAVVSPRSAPIPIVSSAKAAANFRGPLNDGERGGDVDEMSESYTCVISHLGSNFVEKRIYFDDKLDAVVGDCCGATCVVSGRGVRMFSASPVNVDEFEREFWTADFLSTCYLCKKQLHGLDIFMYRGEKAFCSAECRDKHIRSDDYKEKRGSGALKPLDCSVSPCSGPRVFFTVVAAA; from the exons ATGGATAATTTACCAGGAAAAAAGAGACCCACCATCAATCTTTCCCTTTTCACCACTCTCTCAGAGTCGTTTGCCGTAGATAAGTCTCCAAATCCCTCCAAATCTCCTAGGATATTCCAGGGGGGCGTGGTTGGGCTTGGCATAGTGGCTGCCATGACCGATTTGAGCCCGAAAGCTCCGGATAATTTTGCGGTGGTGTCGCCGAGATCGGCACCGATCCCAATCGTGTCGTCTGCGAAGGCAGCTGCCAACTTCAGAGGTCCGCTGAATGATGGGGAGAGAGGTGGGGACGTGGATGAGATGTCTGAGAGCTACACTTGCGTGATATCGCATTTGGGGAGCAATTTTGTTGAGAAACGCATTTATTTCGATGATAAGCTTGATGCGGTTGTTGGTGATTGTTGCGGTGCTACTTGTGTGGTGAGTGGTCGTGGGGTAAGAATGTTCTCTGCTTCTCCCGTGAATGTTGATGAGTTCGAGAGGGAATTCTGGACTGCTGATTTTCTTAGTACTTGTTATCTTTGCAAGAAACAGCTCCATGGTCTGGACATATTCATGTACAG GGGAGAAAAAGCATTTTGCAGTGCCGAGTGCCGTGACAAACACATTAGAAGTGACGATTACAAAGAGAAGCGTGGATCTGGAGCACTGAAGCCACTTGATTGTTCTGTGTCTCCCTGCTCCGGTCCACGGGTGTTTTTTACTGTGGTTGCTGCGGCATGA
- the LOC109007142 gene encoding FCS-Like Zinc finger 14-like isoform X1 codes for MDNLPGKKRPTINLSLFTTLSESFAVDKSPNPSKSPRIFQGGVVGLGIVAAMTDLSPKAPDNFAVVSPRSAPIPIVSSAKAAANFRGPLNDGERGGDVDEMSESYTCVISHLGSNFVEKRIYFDDKLDAVVGDCCGATCVVSGRGVRMFSASPVNVDEFEREFWTADFLSTCYLCKKQLHGLDIFMYRFCSPHGCDAAIERGEKAFCSAECRDKHIRSDDYKEKRGSGALKPLDCSVSPCSGPRVFFTVVAAA; via the exons ATGGATAATTTACCAGGAAAAAAGAGACCCACCATCAATCTTTCCCTTTTCACCACTCTCTCAGAGTCGTTTGCCGTAGATAAGTCTCCAAATCCCTCCAAATCTCCTAGGATATTCCAGGGGGGCGTGGTTGGGCTTGGCATAGTGGCTGCCATGACCGATTTGAGCCCGAAAGCTCCGGATAATTTTGCGGTGGTGTCGCCGAGATCGGCACCGATCCCAATCGTGTCGTCTGCGAAGGCAGCTGCCAACTTCAGAGGTCCGCTGAATGATGGGGAGAGAGGTGGGGACGTGGATGAGATGTCTGAGAGCTACACTTGCGTGATATCGCATTTGGGGAGCAATTTTGTTGAGAAACGCATTTATTTCGATGATAAGCTTGATGCGGTTGTTGGTGATTGTTGCGGTGCTACTTGTGTGGTGAGTGGTCGTGGGGTAAGAATGTTCTCTGCTTCTCCCGTGAATGTTGATGAGTTCGAGAGGGAATTCTGGACTGCTGATTTTCTTAGTACTTGTTATCTTTGCAAGAAACAGCTCCATGGTCTGGACATATTCATGTACAG ATTCTGCAGTCCCCATGGCTGTGATGCTGCTATAGAAAG GGGAGAAAAAGCATTTTGCAGTGCCGAGTGCCGTGACAAACACATTAGAAGTGACGATTACAAAGAGAAGCGTGGATCTGGAGCACTGAAGCCACTTGATTGTTCTGTGTCTCCCTGCTCCGGTCCACGGGTGTTTTTTACTGTGGTTGCTGCGGCATGA